Part of the Lycium ferocissimum isolate CSIRO_LF1 chromosome 6, AGI_CSIRO_Lferr_CH_V1, whole genome shotgun sequence genome, AGAACTGGGTTCGTATTATCCTATTAAGGCTATACGTCTTGATAATCTTTGGAGAATTTACATCTGAGCTTttgatgattattgtttatCGGTTGGGATAAAAGTTGAACATCCCGTAGCTCGTGTTCATACCAAAAGTAGCCTCTTTGAGTCATTTATTAAGCGTTTGCAATTGATAGCAAGACCATTACTTATGAAACACAGTTGCCTACCACCGTTCGGGGTCACGCTATCTTATACGGCATCACTTATTCGCCTCGCATCGAgtcattataataaatactcccCAATCACGATTAGTATTTGGTCATGAACCAAATATTGCTCATCTCCGAATCTTTGGTTGTGCTTTGTGTATGTGCCGTAGCACCACCACAACGCACTAAGATGGGCCCCTGAAGAAGGTTAGGAATATATGTTGGGTTTGAATCACCTACTATTATTCGCTACCTTGAACCATTAACGGGAGATTTATTCATCGCACGATTTACGCATTGTCGATTTGATTAAACAAATTTCCCACAATTGggggagagagaaagaagaaaccAAAGAGAATTGCGTGGAAAGTTTCATCACTATCTCATTTTGATCCACGTGCCCCTATATGAGCGGGAGATCCAAAAGATCATCCTTTgaaaatagcaaatcaaatgCAGAGACGAATTTGCGATGTTGAAAAGAATAACTAAGTCGCATATCCCCGCAATGTGCCTATTCGAATTGACGTTCCAAAGGACAATACTAGTGTCATAGCCTGCGAATCTCATCCACGCCCGAAGCGTGGTAGGCCGATGGGCTCCAAGgataaaaatcctagaaaaagaaatacaaaCAATGATCGAATGACACTATGAAAGGATctctacgaagagattcaagatcGATTAATCTGATATTTTTGAAGAAGTCGGCAAACCCGAGACTCCGGTGAGTAAAGAACTATCATTAAGTTTCTTGATGATGAGGTCAATTTGAATCATTCGAAAATTGTGGTGAATAGTGTTTTTGCATATAATGTTGCACTAAATATTATGAAAGGCGGTGAGGATCGGGAACCTCAATCCGTCGAAGAATGTCGACGAAGATATGATTGGCCAAATGGCGAGAAACGAATTCAATCAATTGAATTCACTTGCTAAACGTGAGGTTTTTGGACTGTAGTCCAAACGCCTAATGGTGTAAAACCGATTGCCACAAATATGGGTCTTTGTACGGaaaagaaatgagagaaatgaaattgtaCGATACAAAGCACGCCTTGTTGCTCAAGGATTCTCTCAAAGACCCGGCGTTGACTATGAAGAAACGTATTTTAGGCATGGATGCTATAACATTTCGATACCTTATCGGTTTAGCTGTATATGAAACCCTTGAAATACATCGATGGATGTGGTTACGCTTATCTTTACGGCTCACTTGATAATGAAATTCTTTATGAAAATTCCCGAAGGATATAAAATGCGAAGCATTTGGTTTAAAGTCTCGGAAAATGTATTCGATCGGTTACAAAGATCATTATATGGTTTAAAACAATCAGGGCGCGTGTGGTATAATCGCctaagtgagtacttgataaacAAAGGATATATAAATAATGCCATTTGTCCATgtatttattaagaaaacaaaatcggGGTTCATTATACTTCCattttatgttgatgacataaatCATTGGAACTCCGGAAGAGCTCGAAAAGGCGATTGAATATTTGAAGgaagaatttgagatgaaagatctcGGAAAGACAAAACTCTATCTTGGTCTGCAAATTGAACTCTATCTTGGTCTGCAAATTGAACATTTCACAAAAGGGATCTTTATCCATCAATCTGCCTATATAGAGAAAGTTTTAAAACGGTTTTACATGGACAATGCGCATCCTTTAAGTACTCTATGGTCGTTCGCTCACTTGAAGTGAGCAAAGATCCATTCCGACCTCGGGAAGAAAACGAAGAGCTACTTGGGCACaagtaccatatcttagtgCAATAGGTGCACTTATGTATTTTGCTAATGCTACAAGACCTGACATAGCATTTTCTGTCAATTTGCTAGCAAGATATAGCTCTTCTCCTACACGGAGGCATTGGAACGGATTAAGCATATATTGCGATATCGAAGTGGAACTAGCGATATGGTCCGTTTTATATAACAAAGGTAGTACGGtatcttgttgttggttatgcGGATGCGGGTTATTTATCGATCCACATAAAGCTCGATCTCAAACGGAGCTATCCGTTTACGTGCGGAGAGTCTTGCTATATCATGGCGATCGACAAAGCGAGTCTATTTGCGTTGCTACTTCTTCAAATCATCTTTGAGATAATCGCTATTCATGAAGCAAGAGAGAATGTGTGTGGTTGAGATCAAAGTGATACATTTCATCCGAGAAAGATGTGGCTTGAAGTGTGATACAAAAATACCCACAATATTATATGAAGATAATGCGCACATGCATAGCTCAATTAAAGGAGGTTTCATAAAAGGGATAGAACTAAgcacatttcaccaaagttattcTTCACACATGATCTTGAAAAATGGTGATATTGATGTACAACAAATCCGTTCAAGTGACAATCCTGCGATTTGTTCACCAAAGCTTTGCCAACTTCAACTCTTGAGAAGATgatattcaagattggaatgcgaagactcCAACATCCGAATCGTGGTCTTGATCGGGGGAGTAGAATACGCGCCGCACTTTTTTCCCTGTAtgccaaggttttgtcccattgggttttcttggcaaggtttttaatgaagCGACCCTcaaagcgtattactagatatgtgtactctttttccttcattgaGGCTTTTTCCCATAGGGTTTTTCCaaataaggttttaacgaggcacatcaTCTATtaatggacatccaagggggagtgttgtaaATATCTCAGAAGTGGATGTACATTAATTATCTTGTCATCATCTTGGAATTCATACGTGTAAGTTTTATGAGCTTCACTTGGTGACTAATCCTTTGTATTTGCTCTATAAATGGAAGCACACATGCAATGTTgagaaaggaaggaaaaggaATATCAATACAAAGCAATAGTTACGTACCGCCTTACATATTTCATCATTTAGTACCTTTTGTACTTTATAAATTAAGttagtctttattttatatcaattttttattttaactatatagaagagccggttGGCTCAACTTTTTCGTCTTCCGTTCCATTAAAACAAAAGTGTGGGCCCacattaaacaccaaccaatattaaaaaaaaaaaaaaaaaaagggaaaaaaagtggaacccaccatctccaaactcacgggaaaaaaaagtggacctcatattcacaaaatcaagcaatattaaaaaaaaagtgaatcccatattaaaaaatacacaatattcatgtaatttccaaagtatctcattaaatcaataatgatgaattcattgtcacatgcgtatcaacccattagtgggaacaaatgaaattattatacagcaacatacttaaaatacacATTGTGTGATCAatctcaaaataaaagtaaGATACACTCTGTCTGTGACACAATGTTTCATGAGATGCCTAACCTGGAAAAGAATTCTTAGCTACCCATCAAGGGGTAATATTATCTAGAGGAAGAAAGAAATTATAGAAGTGTCTCTGTTTTGAATTCCACCAGTGTGTATGTAAGACAGTTTTCCAACTCGACCTGAGGACTCGGTTGAGATGTCAACTACTAAGGCAATATCTTCTGGATTTGCTTTATTGAGGAAAGTAATACAGTGGGGGATAAGATGTTTTGGACACTTGAATCTATTCCACTGTGAacattcaaatataatactttgttttttccttctctgtcattttttatttcttttttaaaaaaattaaattacattcTCTCTCCCTCCTGATCAGCTGTGAATTTTGAAATGGGAAGAGATTAAGttataaattgttttttaaGTGCAGAATTACTTAAATTGACGCTTTATGATGAGTTTTGCTTCTATACGGTCTAAGAGAACATTGTGCTCTAGAACAGTGTAATATGTGAACTTCATTTGTacatgaaaaagaaaggaaatattCACTTAAATCATTGAATGATTTGTTGTGATTCTAAACCTCATAGGAGAAGTCAAAGAATATAACACTTAGAAACTCAGATATGTACCTCTTGAAAACAAACATAGAGTATCactttgggaattttttttgcTGGTgataatttaattactttttcattttttccttactctaataaatgtgaaaaaagattaatgtcataaaagaaaaaataatattaaatggagatcaaataattaataaaataattagtgaaattataattctaattgacgtttccttaaaaaaccgtgcaaaagataacatgacaagtaatatgagttaaaccaaaaatatttactaaaaataaaaaatagaagttcttcatttaaatagaaaatcaaatttctactttgtttcattttaaacatgtaaaattaatataataatttgaattagaattatccaaatcaaaatttgataaaaaaataataggtattgtttaggtccaatctacatacattaacaatagaatattttacacatttaaattaatcgaatcaaaatttaaagtatcaactgatgcttaaatattgctattgttttatctcaaagagagaaaaagagtttccttttaaataagtcttctcttttaaaaagtattaataaatttttgacaactttgtattcgtagcaaatactaatacaataaaattttggatacggagcacaaattacaatgttatattaatcgtgttttgaacataatatatgtattactttactactatatagaagaacCGGTTTATAGAGGCAAGATCGTCGTCCGTGTTCGGTcccccttttttatttaagagcaaaaaaatcctttgtggtcccacccacttttttatttaagggtaaaaaaatgacattttatactttatattaccaactcttctaaaaagtagatggaaatactttattatatttctatttttctactatatagaagcatcaGTTTACCCATACTTCGTCGTCGGtcactctttaaaaaaaaaaaaaaaaaaaaaaagttggaccccatactaaaaacgccaagcaatattaaaaaaaaaaaaaaaaaggaaaaaagtggaccccaccctctccaaactcataaaaaaaaaaaaaaaaagtgaactccaccctctccaaactcatgaaaaaaaaagtgtaccccatattaaaaaaaaaaaaaacaatgtcaaaaaaaaaaaaaaaacatgcaccCCATAtattagaaaatcaaacaatattcatgtaattcccaaagtatcccatctgtcaataatagtggattcattgccacatgcgtattaacccattagtgggaaagaatgaaattattgcacaaaaaaaaacatggaccccatattattacttttcttcaaaatatttaattgctgtatttgctattcagtcatttcatttatttgttatgtttactaaaataaatatacttaaaatatttatatattaaaataagatagaatttaattacttttttatttttattcttactctaataaatgtgaaaagatattaatatcaaatgaagatcaaataatgaataaggtaaattagtcaaattataattctaattcacgtttccttaaaaaatcatgcaaaagacaacatgacgtaaaatgagctaaaccgataatatttaccaaaaattaaaaaatagcatttcttagtttaaatagaaaatcaatttctaattaaacatgtaaaaaataataatttgaattagaattataaatatttgataaaaaataatcagtatttctttaaatttgaattaaaattaaaagttttaaatattactattgttttatctcaaagagaggaaaatagttttcttttaataatttaaaaagtattaataaattttttcaaataaaaatttgataaaaaaataattaagtatTTTGAAcatgtagtgtgtgtgtgtgtatatatatatatatatattatcactatctaAACGCaactacatatataataatataaaagtaTACGGGGCATGCCATCTAGTATTTATTAGATGAGTTGGCAAAGGGAAATTGGGTTGTCAAAAGTTAAGAGTTGGACCAAATTTTCAATTTGCAAAAATCCCCGaatagaattgtctagaaaatattttatattaacgtccttttcttttaccTCTTTTTTCTGAACATGATTTCACCTGCATCTCTCAAAGTTTTTGATAATTTTCGGGAAAATGCATAAAAACACCCTCAAACTTGTTTACCAAGAACACAAAGTATTAATAATTGGAATTATAAACCCTTAAGTGATGATGTGGCACGGAAGTGTGCTCACTCTCgtatatataataaagttttaagaTATACaagtgtcattttttaattaGATATCATACAATTAATTATTAACTCTCTCTTTCTCTCGTAACcctttccctcttttttttattaaattggcAGGCAAATTGTCACCCACACgcctctttatatatatatatatatatatatatatatatatatatatatatatatatatatcaatagtGTAATGTAAAGCACAATCAAATGGATAGTTTGCTTGTAGATTTCACTAGTCATGAAAGTTTATTCCAATTAGTCCCACCCAATTATCACTCAAATCGGACAATGACACGTGGAAAGGGAAAATCAAGATGAATAATATTTTTGCAGATTTATGAATCATAATCAATTGACATCTCAATAGtaactctttattttatagttttttttttctatgaaaaaatggggtttgttgataaaaaaaaataatcaagaaatGCAATACCATAAAAGGAAGTGATTCAAGAAGGAAAGGGAACGAGCAAGTAAAAAcacaaaaatggagaaaaaagaatattttgtcaaaagtcaaGAACGAAGCTTTGGAAACAAGAATATTGACATATATCCGAAAAAGCTTATTTTCAATGTTTAAAGAGATCAATTTGTGATTATCGCcgtaagaaaaaataaaatattgtgGGAGTTAGAAAGATGGTGGAATTTatattaaagaaagaaaaaaaggataaagaagTGCGGAAAATAAGGCGCGTTTCTTCTACACTCGGGTGTGACATTTTTTCTGAACATCCAGTGGGGGATAGGACCTTCGTAAAGTATAGGTGTGTTACCGATCTCTCAAGTTTGAGGGGGTTTTTTGCATTTTCCCATAATTTTCCATACCATCCGATTAAGATGATTTGTAATAACAGATAACtcttagtaataaatgtaaattaaataaatggCCTGCTAAACAAGTTAATatacattaacaatgtcattatgaGAATTTTTTACATGATCAAGTCATTTTTACCTATTGTAGTAGTCTAGCAGGTAACTTGTTATATTTCAAGATTACTTCCCGAAttttaaggcttaactatgaATATCATTTCGAAATTATTAATCCTACATTTTAAAAAtagcttacatatatatatctttaaGGTGAGCTGATAACACAAATATATTTTGCTTTGACAATATGTATAATGTAAacttagtataataattaataactGATTAGCTTCCCGGCATAAAGAGGGAAATGAAGAAGTGTTGGAGAAGGTAATAACCACCTTAATCTTATCGATCATTATATATCCTCCGATGGATATAGTTAATCAAACACTCAACATCTATAGtgttaaagaaatatttttcgtACTGCCAATGCATACAATTTAAATCCCAATCTAATTAAGACACAGTAATTTTCGGGATTTATGAAGGAGTGCTCCACAAAGTAGAATTTAAGTCCCTAATAACAACGTCAATCTTGTCAATCATTATCTCCTTCAAATAGATAACACTAGTCATCACTCAAACATCTTGtatataacatgtatatatgtagacCAACATAATACATAGGAGTAGTAAAAGTAGTAAATAATTTGTTTTTGTGGAAATAGTAAAGTGATGGAGATAAAATTAAGGACAAAGTTACTACTTTCATTATGGCTATTGATCTCCACCGTGTGCGGTGGTTATGGCTACCGGCCAATGGCGGGACTACGGTGGCAGCAGGAGGAGAAAATATCCATTAGTTCACTTGACAAACGACGTAATTTGCTATCTAATGGACTTGGCTCAACTCCTCCCATGGggtaaattaattctatttgttatctacaataatattaaaaaaactttcattaaaagTTTTAAACTTTCATATTCAAGgcgaggtgccatggtgtatgcttttcgcggatgacatatAGTCAGGGTTGGCGTtttatttttcccattttttttaatcttttactCTCTTGTTTTCCATCTTAATGGTTTGAACGTAGTATGATGTTATGTGTTGCATTCactggaagacaagatgcgggaaacgagattgagatggtttggacatgttAGATGGACTATGTATACTAAATATATTGCCAAAGTTACAAGATAGTAGTGGATGCAATGGAGGGTActcggattagggtagaaggctagtagatagtacatatatttttatggCATCCCGTACTTTGAACTATGTCTACTAAATATGTTGCCAATGTTACAAGATAGtagtggatgttgttgttgttgttgtcgccTAATCTTTTACTCTCTTTTTTTCCATCTTAATGGTTTGAAATTAGTATGATGTTATTGCATTCACTATTTTCAGTTAGAACTATGTATACTAAATATATTGCCAAAGTTACAAGATAGTAGTGGATGCAATGGTACTctacatatatttttatggCAAACTATGTCTACTAAATATGTTGCCAATGTTACAAGATAGtagtggatgcaaatcatgcaatGGCGCTCTTACATATATTTTCGTAGAAAATTCAAAATCTGTCGatgtatttgttctttattctAATGAATGGATTTAACTCTAATTAATCGGTAACCATCAACCAGAAAAGGGGAAAAGGTACAACTTATTTACGTGTAGCATTAAAAAGTATAGACTAATGTTTGCGTGTGTATTATGCTTTGATTGTACGAGTTTAACTTCAACCTACCGATAGTAACCGTGCATAATAAGTTGAATTAGTTAATTACTTGAAAAATAAGGCCAAACGTAAAAATGCATTATATGGTTAGTGTATATAGGTTAATCCAAGTACATATTGTCACAAAGAATAGTGGATACATAACACTCTACATCCACTTAAAATCATggatcttgaatttttcttcgCAACCAGTTAAGCACAGTAGATTAATCTCTATGTTCATTGACCTTTTTTAACTAACAATTGCAAAATTATATTTTAGGTGGAGTAGTTGGAATCATTTTGGCTGCAACATTGATGAAAAAATGATAAGAGAAACTGGTAAGTAATTTTTAAATACTACACAATGTGGTTTATTTTACCTTCTTTGTCTGCATCACTGTAATTTAGTCCCTGATGTAACAACAAGAATTTGTTTTTATTGACAGCTGATGCCGTTGTTTCAACTGGTCTTGATAAGCTGGGATATAAGTATGTCAATATAGGTACGTCTTTGACTAAAGGTCGATTAATCTAATAGAACTTTCTATAACAATCATATTAAATAACAATATTTCACTATAACGATCAAGTTTTCTTTAGACCCgattttcattttatattaATATATGTTCTTTACAATAACATTTTGCTATAGAAGCCAGAAAATATCCAGATAAACAATGCCTTTATAGAGAAGTTTGACTATACACAAATTTTAACTCTTTGTTTTAGATCTTCTGTATTGTGATGTACACCAGCACCCCTCGACTTAGTTATCAACATTGCAGAAGCAGATAGCTTACTAAAATTATGTGTAACATCTTTCTTTTTAGATGATTGCTGGGCTGAACCTCAACGTGATGATCAGGTACTTTTTTCAACTGCGTTTAGCTCTAAATTCACCTTATTTTGTGTACTAAGCCTTACTAATTTTGATCTATTCATATGAAATCCAAATTCCAGGGAAATTTTGCAGCTAAAAATTCTACATTTCCTTCTGGAATGAAAGCTTTAGCTGATTATGTTCACAGTAAAGGTCTTAAACTAGGAATCTACTCAGATGCAGGGTAACTTGAACatgaattaatttaaaaaaaaatattcttgatcatataagacatcatttaagatatttgttttatttttattctgcAGGTATTATACTTGTAGCAGAAAAATGCCTGGTTCACTTGGTCATGAGGAACAAGATGCTAAAACATTCGCCTCATGGGTAAGAAAAAAAGTTTCATGATCAAGCTTGATAATTTTTAACTGTAAAACAATTCAAACCGTAGTTGTGAAAAACGACGTTTCATTCAGGGCATCGATTATTTGAAGTATGATAACTGCAACCACGATGGAACGAAGCCAACTGTGCGGTAAATATTTGGTTTTTCTGTTGAACTGACGAAATCATGTGTGACAAATCGTCTTTCTAtcgtggttttttttttttttttggctgttGCAGATATCCTGTTATGACAAAAGCTCTAATGAATGCTGGAAGGCCTATCTTCTTTAGTCTTTGTGAATGGTGACAACAACTTTTTTCCCTAATAAGGCCTACACTAGTGATACTTTCTTCTTGTTTCCCTCATTTTGACATTATTGTGATGACCCTCTGTGTACCTATTTATTGTAAATAGGGGTGATTTGCATCCGGCATTGTGGGGTGGCAATGTAGGTAACAGCTGGAGAAACACGATTGATATTCAGCCTACATGGGAAAGGTAATGCTTTTACCATTTAGCTATTAGGTTTATTTTTCTCGTTGATGGTCATATGTATACATGCCCCTTCGGGGGACGATGGAGGCATGGCCATAAGGGTTTTATGACTTAAAATTGATAGATTTCATGTATCATTGATCTTGAATAttagaaaatcatcttcatattttctttttttgacagCATGATTTCTAGAGCAGACCAGAATGAAGTTTATGCAGACTTTGCAAAGCCTGGCGGTTGGAACGGGTAGTATTAACATAATgctttttagtttttttctaaaaacatGATGCACATTTTACGATTATGGATTAAATTTTAGCATTTGTTGATGAAATCTCAGTGAGTTTTCACATATGAAACAAAAGGTTATGTTCTGTTGAACCCATCGATTATATGTTGCATCCGCTTCTGATCCTTACAATTGTTTCTGAACAGATCCTGATATGCTTGAAGTGGGAAATGGAGGGATGACAAAGGATGAATCCATTGTCCACTTTAGTCTCTGGGCGATTTCGAAGGTACATCAGTATCTTTCTGTAAATATTTCTGCTTCTGTTAGTGTTATTGTGCTCGTTGGGGGAAAAACGTACGATCCATTTTGATCTTCTTGCTGATTCTAGGCGCCCCTTAACAATTTTATCAAACGATACCATGGAAATACTCGCCAACAAGGAGGTCATTGCTGTCAACCAAGGTACTAAACCGCGTAATAAGTTACTCCTACTATTTGTACCTGGTTACCAACACTCATTTCATAGTTTTAAACAGATGAATTAGGTGTCCAGGCCAAAAAGGTTAGAATGCAAGGCGATCTCGAGGTAAAATCTCTATACGTATTAGTAGAATTTGTTTTCGCTGTCCATAATGCagaaaagataatttttttcatgtttgattATGAACAGGTCTGGGCAGGCCCGTTATCAGGCGATAGAGTAGCTCTGGTACTTCTCAACCGAGGCTATCAGAAAATCGAAGTAACAGCTATCTGGGAAGACATTGGCATCCCTCCTAACAGTCTTGTTGAGGCAAGAAACCTTTGGGAGGTATGTATAATTTCCAGTTTATCACAAAGGCAGAACTTTTAGTTACTTGAACAAGAACTAGTTTATAAGGCGCATGAAATCAGACAAGTTCCTTTTTAGAACTCTGTCAAATATAGTTAGACCTTCAAAACTTGCTATAAGTTAACACTCTTgttaaacttttatttatatttgatGAAGCTATGTTACTCAGATACTTCAAATGTTGCCTCTACTTTGGACTCACCAATGTCCGAAGGGGTATATAACATGCATATAAAGTAGTCtatcattccttttttttttttttttttttaacaatctGATATCCGAAGTCCACTGACTCGACTAATTCAGATTTGCGCTAGATATGCCCGCTTAGTCTATTGTTCTATCATATATAGTGAagttacaaaaaaaaactttaccACTACTCTCTCATTGACAATCTTATATTTGAGATCCTCTGGTTCGACTAATTTAGATTCACACTTGGTATGCCCACTAAGTAGCCTATCATTCATCATATAGGGATTGGAAGTTACGGAACCACTATTTACTCACTGACCATGTCATATCATGCCCTTTGGCTCGGCTAGTTTAGATTCATGCTAGATATGCCCACTAAGTAGTCTATCATTCATCATCTAGGGAAGTTGCAAGAAAATCTTTACCACTATTCACTCACTGACTATCTTATATTCGAAGTACTCTGGCTCGACTAATCCAGATTCCCGTTGGATATGCCCACAAAATAGTCTATCATTCATCATGTAGGGAAGTTACAAAATAATCTTTACTACCATTACTCGCTTCATTGCTAGCTATTTTTATACTATGGTATTCTTATGGCATATTTTTGTTTACAAATTAACATGGATTATGCAATTTTGAGATGCAGCGCAAGACATTGGAGACAAGATTTGTAGGTAATTTGACAGCAATGGTGAAGTCCCATGCATGCAAGACGTATGTATTGAAGCCTATTGCTGCCTGATGATCAGAGGGTGCTTAGCACTAGATTTCTCAATTTCTTCATCCAAATTTGTTATGTTTAATTACAAagatagattatttatttatagcaTTAAATATATCATTAATAAGACGGGAATGCAAGGTTCAATAGAGACATGTGAATACAAGTTTCTTTTGAGTTTCCATTTTAATTGACCTCAAGGTCGAATTATTTGGCAAATCATTAATAGTAATACTCTACAAGTTCTGCAATATAGaattatttatttgatgaaatttgaAGGTAATTTTCAATCCATCAACCTCCCATTTTAGGAATTCATGCTTTTACAATAGTAAATTGATTGGGAAATAATCATTCAATCATTCAAGAGGCTTTGTCTAAGAAATGATCATTTTAtcattcaagaaacaaaaattttACTATGAGTGAGACACAACCGCAAAGTAAAAAATTTCTTCAAGAAAGAGTTATTTTACCGTGGATTCAAGATTTAAACGCCCAACTCGACTTGTCTCTCCCACGTGGTCCTCAGTCTTTCTTTTTCCCTTGAAAAACTCTGTGACAGGCCAAAACCGAGGTCCCACTCATTAAAAGCAATATTTTTAGGCATAAAGACAGGAGTGCTCCAGAACATTAATTTTGTCAATCATTGTCTCCTTCAATGGATAACGTAGTCGGCAGTCAACAACTCTTATATAACCGGTAATGTTGGTTTTTTAACAAACAAACGGAGGAAATAATACAGAAAAATATACTGCAATGCAGTCAAAGAGAATTATATTATTTAGCTATGTTTAGCTTTTCatttatagaaagaaaaaaaaaagtaaaaagaaaatcataaattaGCCTAGAATATCTCTGCAGAGTATATCTTTACTAACTAATCTAGCCTAGAATATTTTTACAAAGGATATTTttaaataactaattattaacagtaaaacaaaattatttaaaagcagtaaaataaaattactacAGTCCAAAAGCAAATACTCTAACGG contains:
- the LOC132061545 gene encoding alpha-galactosidase 1-like: MAGLRWQQEEKISISSLDKRRNLLSNGLGSTPPMGWSSWNHFGCNIDEKMIRETADAVVSTGLDKLGYKYVNIGTPAPLDLVINIAEADSLLKLCVTSFFLDDCWAEPQRDDQGNFAAKNSTFPSGMKALADYVHSKGLKLGIYSDAGYYTCSRKMPGSLGHEEQDAKTFASWGIDYLKYDNCNHDGTKPTVRYPVMTKALMNAGRPIFFSLCEWGDLHPALWGGNVGNSWRNTIDIQPTWESMISRADQNEVYADFAKPGGWNDPDMLEVGNGGMTKDESIVHFSLWAISKVHQRPLTILSNDTMEILANKEVIAVNQDELGVQAKKVRMQGDLEVWAGPLSGDRVALVLLNRGYQKIEVTAIWEDIGIPPNSLVEARNLWERKTLETRFVGNLTAMVKSHACKTYVLKPIAA